Proteins from a genomic interval of Pecten maximus chromosome 13, xPecMax1.1, whole genome shotgun sequence:
- the LOC117341120 gene encoding uncharacterized protein LOC117341120: protein MAAQTPIPGCPRHEGMGFIYVCKSCEDQLLCMDCVTESHNGHTLGKLTDNVAEQKREIQQFVDKLSKTDIPEIEKDIRECETNSEGYQKVISDIKRQGKQLKDNIDNAIDLLVKMCTELEKLNTSISEENQTALTKHLREDLKPKLDRCQQVLTSGSTVDVTTLTREIRNTSVHPPSHKRLQTVEFKAGTISIELLKRMLGKILVDGEDQSYKQIPKPVVLSEFTTSFLFNVCRTCLTGDEAWLSFMHSESLYRMDLKGNVKKKIECKGQSPIDLRIPDHRQSVVLCA, encoded by the coding sequence ATGGCGGCCCAGACACCAATACCTGGATGTCCGCGCCATGAAGGCATGGGATTCATTTACGTGTGCAAGTCGTGTGAGGATCAGTTACTTTGTATGGACTGTGTTACGGAGAGTCACAACGGCCACACACTGGGTAAACTGACTGATAACGTGGCCGAGCAGAAACGGGAAATACAGCAGTTTGTtgacaagctttccaaaaccgACATTCCCGAAATCGAGAAGGATATCCGTGAATGCGAGACAAATAGTGAAGGATATCAGAAGGTTATCAGTGATATTAAACGTCAGGGGAAACAGCTGAAAGACAACATCGATAATGCCATTGACTTGTTAGTGAAGATGTGTACCGAACTAGAGAAACTGAATACAAGTATTTCTGAGGAAAACCAAACTGCACTAACCAAACATCTGAGAGAGGACCTAAAACCTAAACTGGATAGATGCCAGCAGGTACTGACATCCGGTTCAACTGTTGACGTCACTACATTAACGCGGGAAATCAGGAATACCTCCGTTCACCCACCCTCTCATAAACGTCTGCAGACAGTGGAGTTCAAAGCCGGGACCATCTCAATTGAACTGCTTAAACGCATGCTTGGTAAGATACTTGTCGACGGGGAAGATCAATCCTACAAACAAATTCCAAAACCTGTGGTCCTGTCCGAGTTTACCACGTCGTTTCTTTTCAATGTATGTCGTACATGTCTTACTGGTGACGAGGCATGGTTATCGTTCATGCATAGTGAAAGCTTGTACCGGATGGACTTAAAAGGCAATGTGAAGAAAAAGATCGAGTGTAAAGGTCAAAGTCCAATCGATCTCCGTATCCCCGACCACAGGCAGAGTGTGGTTCTGTGTGCGTGA